The Pithys albifrons albifrons isolate INPA30051 chromosome 1, PitAlb_v1, whole genome shotgun sequence genome contains the following window.
atatatttttcagaaatgaggGAGTTCTCAAAACCATCTGGACATGAGCTGTTACTTGATTTGACTAGTTCTACTAATAAAAAATGCTGCCACAAACACTTTCTTAAAACATCTTTCTGTTGCAGAACAGTCATAAATATGCAGTAAATAAGTGCTATaggttgtgggtttgtttctttgtgtcaTTGGGGGAGTGCATTTATGAGCTTCATTTTATActctcttttttcattttttcactttcagttAAGGAAACTTGAATACAACTGGTGTCATGTGTGATATTAAACTagaataaaggaaaacattggagatttttttcatgctaCTCTATAGTACTTTTGGCAGGAACACCACGTACAGGCTTGCTCTTCAATACGGATACTTTGACTGTACATGTCACGCAACCTGAATGGATAGAAGAGTCAAGCTGAAAATCAAGGTCATAAATTTCTTACTTTCTAGCGGGGAAAGTGAGTGGGGGCATCAGGCTGAGTACTGGCTTTTCACTTGCAATGGTTGTGGGAGCACATATATTGTTGCAGCAACCTCACAGCTCTGGGATGGTAACTTTGCAAGAAAGTTGTCATCATTGTCCATAATTACTTGATTTCCAAGCTCTCTCATACCCTCAGATCTCAGCCACAGGTGTCATGAGTAGATTATGATTGCATCCAGTGCTGTAAGTAAAAGCATTTTATGTGTCACAAGTTGTAAAGCTGAAACCGTTCTGAATTCTTGTCTTACTTGGTTAATGTAGTTTGCATTCCTTTTGGCTTAAAATTTGGTAGTGTGATTAATGCAATCAACTCAAAAATTTCAGCTATATGTAATGCCTAGGGCTTGTTCACTTAAAAATTTGTCAGCTATACATGGGATTTCAGTTCTCCAGGTTATGTTCTGTTGATACCATGCTTGCGTAATCTCTTCCTGCACTTAATAAAATGGCCTAAACTAGAGTTCATTGCTGGTAATTTTTGATCACTGTTACCAGTTATGTAGTAATGTAGTACTGGAATACACAAGATCTAAAACTTAACTATTAGAATTTTTATTAAGACAATAGGCATTTTCCAAGTGATGTACAAAAGAGATCTATGATGTCTAATGATATTTAATAGCTCACAAAATTTTTTACATCATCTAATAATACACTGCTGTACCAAATACAAGGCAATTTGCAGATTTTAGCACAGGAGAATGCTCTCTGGGACAACAGGTAACACAGAAAAGTGAGATTGTTTGTTGCCAGTGAAATCTGCTGGGTTATATGTAAGAGCAAGAATGCCAAGGTCGAGTTTTTACTTTGTTATTGGCAGTTTTACCTACATGAAGTCTGGCAAGTGGCCTGCTTCCtcagctgaggggctgcagaatGGCTCTGCCTACCAGCACCAGATACTGACATAGTCTATGTTTGGTTTTAAGTGTGCTTTATTGTCTCTTTTAAAAGTATCTTTAAAATTGGGACAAGGGGGGCACAATGTATAGCTTGCATATGGATTCCAAAGTGTGGTAACTTCAGTCTTCCATCCTTCAACctgctttgtttcagtttcGCTCACCCAATAATGCCATTTAAAGGCAGTTTGAACTGGCAGTCTAATTCGGATCCTAATCCTTGCACAGCATCAAAGTCATGTCTCTGACTCCCAGCCACCATAGGCTTGAGGTATAGTCTTGACACACTTGTGCTGTGGTTATGGTAAATGTTTGCAAACTGTGGACACCTTCCTTGCTGCTTTTTGGCATAGGACCATCCTGTGTATATAGACTGAGGCTTCTTGCTTCCTTCTTGCCAGGGCgagaagaaaagcagctctgagtTGGTAGCTCATTATAGAGGTTTGTGGTCATTCCAAGAATTGCCCCACTGACTGCTGATCCAAGTCCAGCCCTTCCTGTGCCTTGGTCCTTTGCAGCAATGACAAGTCTGCTGCTGTGACAAGCCACCTGCTTGTCAGACCAGGCCTAAAGAGGTGGCCTGTCTGTCCTGTCTTTGTGGCTCAAAGTTGAGCTACTGCCTCAGTGTCCCTTAGCTCTAACTGGAAAAGTCATCATCATTAGCTGAAGGGTTGTTGAGACAaaagcacagctggcacaggggaaaGCCTGCCTGTACTTTGACAGCCGTGAATGTAGCAAGAGATAGGGGAGAATgaaactgggctgaaaaactgagTGTTCTGGTTTCTTTAGCTTTTCTCAATAGAAAGCATTGTCTCCTCTCTAAAGCTCTTACAAGTGTGTGGCTGCTGTCTCCTGGTTTTCAGGAGTAGCTTGGCTACTTCAGACAAGTAGCCAAGCTACCTACCGGGCAGCTGCCACTCCTACTAGTCCAGAGGGTGCCGGTTTCAAGCCAGCAGAATGTGCCAGGGGAACTCGAGAACCACGCACGGATGATAAGGATCCCTGTCCCTTTCTCGAGTCACTCTCCCTTTGGTGCGTGCCTGGGAGAGCAGTGGGGACCAACCGCAGGGCTGGGCGGCTACCTGGGCATCCAGCCCTCACAGAAAACAGtgtcaggtttttcttttttcccctggtcCCCTTAGACTTGTCTCTAAATTTGCGGGAGAGAAATGCTGCTGGCTCCCAGCCAGGAAAGCGGCACGAACCTGTATCCTCTGCCCAGAGGGTGAGAAAGGGATGCACCTGCCCGCATCTCTTCCCACCCGGGGCTAGACCTTCTCCTGCTCGGCCAGGATTACGGTCTCCAGCTCAGAAAAAAGGCCGGGGAAGGCCGAGATGTCCCGCAGGCTCGTTCCTCTCCCGGCGCTGCCCTCCCCGGGCTTCCCCGCCCAGCTCAAACCCTTGTCGcgttttttttccccaccttcACTATTAACAAAACCCGGTGATTAAGACTCGAAACTAACAAAGAGTTTTTCTTCCACCTTAACCTTGCACACAATCCTTTAACAAATTAATTAATCCTAATGAATTAACACTTCATTTATTTAAACGCGCTACAGTTCATGAATTAAATTTTCATGCAGTGATTAAAGGCTGTTAAAATATGCATGATTTCGttaaaattttataataaatCAGGGCAATGTGTTACATGACAAGGCAACTACTTCCCAGCCCCACGGAAGGTGCTTTGATTAGCGCGGGGGGGCGGGGAGAGCCGAGCACTCCGCTCCCCATTTGGGCAGCCGAGCGGACCCCGGAGCGCATTGAGACGCGGTTGACGACCTACCCCTGGCCCTTCCTAGCCCTTTTCGTGTCTTTCTAGGGGGAGAAAGGCTGGGTTTTCCGGCTACCCAATCGAAATGTGGCGCCCTTGGAGCAAGAGCGATCGTGGGCACGGGTGAAAGCCAGCAGTCGGTTTGCCCGCGGAGCGGGTGTGAAAAGCGGGCACGGTTTGGGAGGTGTTTTGTTGGAAGGGCGACTCGGTGTGCTTTTAATTCCTCCGCATCACTTATAAGAAAGTGCGAGAAACTTTACTACCGACAGGACCTGCAGTGTTTTCCACCGGACCTCTGCTTGACTCCTCTGGTCTCCTTCCTTTACCGAAAGGGGACGTTGTGAACTACCTTGGGACTTAAATCACCATCaaacatttcaatttttaatatgaCAACATTCTACACTTTGGCTGCAAAAGCAATTATTGCGGCTTGTACATCAGTAATTAGCAGATCTTTGCTGATGTAAGGAAAGTCCTCATTAGGACAAGGAAATACTTTTTGTGCATTCACCCAAAGGGTGGTTGCGTTTGTTGcggttcttttttcttttttttttcgtCTGAAGGTTAATTTTATCATCtaaatggaaaataacttttataCTAAATGGGATATTGACTTCCCATGAAGTTCACCAAATAACACATGTGCTGTAGGTTTTCTCTCAGTGCTCCCACTGACACTCAAGGCAGGACAAATACTGCGACTACAAAATGTAAAGCTAACATTcggtgaaataaaaatatccagaAGGTTTAAAGTGAGTAGTGAGATTcacattaacttttttttaagtcGAGATATACAGTAAACTATTATGAGACGTTAATACTTAATATCATAAGCTTTAGTATATTTATCTTTGAGGAATCCTAAGAAGAGAAATCAAATACAATGGGTTAGAGTAATTAATTTATAAATCGTTTCACAGTGGGAATAAGGGGTTACTTTATTACTTTCTCGAGACAGGCAGTTGAGTCAATTAAGGAAATCTGcctattttttgcttttgaagccAGAGAAAACTACGGGAGACAAGTAAATGCGTTATATCTATATGTATGCCTCCCTCGCTTTATTGAGCATCTCAGGCCATAAAAGTAGGGCTACAGCATGATTGTGTCTCCAGTGAACTCGCTCCTCAAAGCCTGTGAGTTTATTGCCATCAGTATTCATGAGGCTGGACGTACCCACGAGGAACAGAAATAACAGTGAACATTAAGATAAAATCTATTACCAGGCCAGTGCGACTCTGAGTCTGGCTCAAGCCATCTGCCCGGGAAGCTGGCTGTGTGTGGCGGGGAGAGAAGGAGCCGCCGGGAGCAAGTGACAAGGGAAGCTGGTCCCCAGCGAGCGCCGGGGAACCCCTCTGGGCAGCGGCCCCGGCACTTGGTGTGGCAAAGGAGATCAGAAGGGCTACGTcgctggagcagcagaggagcaggagttAGGGTTGGGCTGTAATTTTGAGCGTTACTTTAAAAGTTAGCATGAAGTTAGCGCTTTCACTcttcaaaacaacaacaaaaaattgttCCGAAGACTGCGAAGGAAAGTTTTTCCTCCTGGACATGATAAGTGACAGACCAAACAATGTCCAAAAAACCGctcctgtcctcctcctcccctgtcATAAAAGATCAGACAAAGGAAAACTAGGCTGCAAATCCCTATGGAGGCTTCTGTCTCcgaggcagcaggagggagggcaagGAGGCTGGCGGCAACCGCCCCAGGAGCCGACAGCAGCCCGCCTCCTCCCTGAGGTCCGGAGGCTTTGCCCCCACCACACACAGCCACCCCGTCCGTCGGTCGGGCTTGGTGACCGAGACCCGGTCAGTACGAGGAGCTCTTGAGAGGAGGTGTCTCTCCAGCCGGGCCAGACTGCTTCACGCCTGAGAAGAATCCAGCAGGATACATATCGCAAGCTACAGAAATAGTATACCTACCCACATCCCAGCAGATACCGGGGAGGTGGGACAGGACCCTCAGAACTTCTGAAGGTTCTCACCTCCTCCGGCTGGCGCTAGGACGGAGGTGTGAAGGAAGCTGCATTCTCTGCATTTCTGGCCGAAAAAATTAAGCCCGTGAACAGAAGGGGTCGTTTTAGAAGTACTGGCAGGTGTTGATTTTCCTCCAGTCAAGAAGATCTcgcccagcagcccctgcccgaGCCGCCCATCTACATCCTGCCGGTGGCTGCTTGcccttcctgcctgccctcGCTGCCCgggcccagcccctgccagcccagaaGTTAAAGACCCGGTCGCAGCGGCAAAGAAAGTGCCCGGTGGTATGTGGGCAAGAAGGCAGGTCACCGCTTAGACTAGAAGTGGTCCTCTCTGCCGCTTTTGCCACCGCTTGCACAATTTTCCCTTCTCTTAGCGTTTTCCTTAGGGAAACCTGATGTATTTGGCCTAACAGCATCCTGAAGAGCGTGGTCCGCTCAGAGACGCGCTGACAAACCCGCGCATTCCAGGTGAAAGAGCATCCCATGCCTTTCCCCACTGGACGAGGATGTGATCCCGGCTATTCACCTCCCTCCCGTGCCGGGTTCTGCCCAGTAGCCCCGCGGTGCGTGCCACGATCTGGATCTCGCCGCTGGTCGGGAACGGCAGATTGCTCGACTGGGGCCttgctcctgcagctgggaaCTTTTCAAGCAACTTTGGCGAAAAATGGCGATGTCTCCCGTTTTCCTACTGCTCCCCATCCCTTCACGGAggcttttcctttaaaagtcATAATTAGCTGAGAAGTAGCTAGAATAAGTCGTAtggctttaaaaaagaaaaagaaggcaaataAATGCATATAAAGTATGGTTTGTCTATTCTGATACAACAATTTCGATAAATAAGGAGAGCCCAAGCCCAGTATCAAGTTACACCGCCTTCAGACTTGAAGTTGCATTCCGCCACCCCAGGGGACGCGGTAATGGATGGAGACATGGCTCTCTCTCGCACAAGTAATTGGCAGTcgttccctccttcctcctggaCTAGCTGGGGAGCTCGGGAAGGGCTTATGAAGACAAATGTGGACTTCACCTGGGGTTGTGATGTgtcctctctgtgtgtgtgtaagtgtgtgtgtgtgtttgcctgCGTGCCCTTTCGGCTGTGTTTATGCGCATAAATAAGAGGCGTTCAGGAGAAACAGAACAATTCTGTTGCACTCCCAGACTGTCGCATCCCTGATCCAAacatcctgctgcctctgcccgctgcttgcctgcctgcagccctgctggaaCAAACAAGGTAGCATCTGGTCGGTCGTCTAGGGACGGCTCCAGCGTGCCCCAGGGTACAGGATTCACCTTGAGCCGTTCGCTAAGGATCCACACTAATCTCACAAGCACAGTAGCAGATTCACTCCTTCCACATTTTTGCCTCTAACTTCATAAGCAACtacaagaaaaaatagaatCTACTCCCAAACGGGGCAGAACCCTCGAATCTCTCATAATATCAACAGTGCGTTGTCATAAAAGTCACTCCTTAACTGTTTGGTTCAAATGCAAGAGTATTCAAAGAATAAATCACAGAAAcgaaaggaaaagaagagagaataaaacacagagaaagacagagggaaggagggaaggaaaaagagaaggaaagagagaaagaaagagagaaagaaaagaaaaaaaagaaaagaaaatagaaaaaagaaaagaaaagaaaagaaaagaaaagaaaagaaaagaaaagaaaagaaaagaaaagaaaagaaaagaaaagaaaaatgaaaaagaaaagaatttctgtTTATTATTGTTTTCTGCTTCAGGCCACGCCAGTGCACCTTGGATTTTCCCACGTCGCGGAgatggggctgggcagcaggaggaggtgcaCCGTCTCACCTCAGCGGCGCTGCCCGTGCAGAGCGCACACGCAAACACACGCCCCGCGTGGGCGCAGCGGCTGTCACCCGCGGGGCCTAGCACAGCAATACGGGCAATAAAACTACAcaagagaggggagggagggatgggggtgggggggtgtcGGTGTGTGTGTAAATTAAATTACAGGGAAAACCATAGCCTCTGAGTGGTTCAAATAAATGTCTGTAGCAGCAGTTCTTCTCCAGGAGCCGGTGTACATTTCGCGGCAGGCGCGGGGAGCGGCCGCAGGACGGCCCTTTCTGTGGCGGTGCTCCACAGCACGGAGGGGCAGTACACCTTTGTGTTTTAGTGCCGAGGGCCGGCCCGGTTCCCTCCGCCGCTCcgagggcagggaaggggcgcCCTGCCCCGCACCCCGCCCATCCCCGCCCCATCGGGGCCCCCCGGGCCGCGCTGGCGACAGCGCAGCGCGCACGTGTGGCAGCCACAGGTGCCGCAGCCGCCCGGTGCTCGGTGTCGTTCGCTATAAgagcggccccgccgccgccaaCCCGCCGAGACGGGCGAGGGCAGCGGGAGATGCAACAAGGCGCGGGGAGGCAGGGACCGGGGGCGGcgggaggaaaaggaggaggaggaggaaaaggaggagggggaaggggaaggagggggagacAGCTGATGTCTGTCAAAGCCGGAGCCGCCGCGCTCTCGCGAGAGCCCGCCCGGCGGTAGCCACGGGATGCGGGGCTCAGGTGCGGGCAGAGCGCAGCGCAGCGCGCCCGGCGCCGGGCAGCGGCAAGCAGAGgactgagggagggagggagggagcgaggGAGACGGCGGGGGCCGGAGGGAACCTCGCCGTCCGCTCGCCCACCCATCCCAGCCCCGGCCACcgcagcagcggcggcggcgggggcagGGTCCGCTGCGGCACCTCCGCCACCACCGGCTCCGCCACCGCCACCCGCCGCTGTCAGCGGCTTCCCCCGGTGGGAGGAGAGAGCCCGGAGAGCACTTTTCCCCCGACTTTAGGAGTGTTTGTGGATTTACATGCCAAGCCTTCAAGATGATGTCCATGAACAGCAAACAGCCACATTTTGCCATGCATCCCACCCTACCTGAGCACAAATACCCCTCTCTACACTCCAGCTCCGAAGCAATAAGAAGAGCATGTCTACCAACTCCACCGGTAAGGGACAGACAGTTGTAGCTCTcttctttcttgcttgcttgctttctttctctctcttatacacacgcacacacttttctttctttccctctctctctcttttctgtatactgcatgtatgtgtatatgcatTAATAAAAAAACCGCTGCGAGGCACATTTTGACAAGCGGCgcttaatgtttttttcatgtcttcCTCTGCAATCATCTGAGCGCCTGTGATCTTTTTTGAAAGCGGTGTTCACACGAGTCTCCGACTTCATCCACtttctgtattaatttttaTGACTCGGCCTCTGAAAAGGAATGCGTTTTATGTGCTCTTGTGTTTGACACAATTCCCCAGCCGAGAGTTACAGATCCgtttcttctcctcctttcttttctcctttcgttcattttttccccttttaatttttgttttcttcactccctcctcctcttcttttccGATTCCCTCTTGCTTCCTGCCCTTTTTactctttgcttcttttcctcgTTTACTCCCTGCCATCGCTTCttcccccccgtgtccccccattATTCTACCCCATCCTCTGTTTCTCCTCACTTCCCCGTGCTGTCGACTGCTATACCACGCTTCCCCCAATCTCTTGGCGCCCTCCCCACCACTCCGTGCCCCTTTACACGCTCATCCTACTGCCGGCTCTCCGCCCGTACGGTCTCCCCAACTTTACCcaccttcctctcccctctttcgactttccttctcctttcccacgGCACTCCCGCAACCCCACGCTCTTCCCTGCCCGTCCCCTTTCCCGTCCGTGCTTTGCCCCATCTCTGCCCCCTTGCCTTCCTCTCCCCGCACCcctttctgttttgtgtttcctgcagctgcagagcaatATCTTCGCCAGCCTCGATGAGACCCTGCTGGCGCGGGCCGAGGCTCTGGCCGCTGTCGACATCGCTGTTTCTCAGGGCAAGAGCCACCCGTTCAAACCCGACGCCACGTACCACACGATGAACAGCGTGCCCTGCACCTCCACCTCCACCGTGCCCCTGGcacaccaccaccatcaccaccaccatcatcacCAAGCACTGGAGCCCGGCGACCTCCTCGACCACATCACCTCCCCGTCCCTCGCGCTCATGCCCGGTGGAggcggcggcggaggcggcggcggcggcggccacgacggggcgggcggcggcggcggcggggccggcagcggcgggggcggcggcggcggcggcggaggcggcGCCGGCCTCATCTCCACCTCGGCCCACCCGCACTCACACATGCACGGTCTGGGCCACCTCTCGCACCCGGCCGCCATGAACATGCCGTCGGGGCTGCCGCACCCGGGGCTGGTGGCCGCGCACCACGGAGCCGCGGGGCAGGTGGCCTCGGCGGCGGCGGTGGTGGGGGCGGCCGGCCTGGCCTCCATCTGCGACTCGGACACGGACCCGCGAGAGCTGGAGGCCTTCGCCGAGCGCTTCAAGCAGCGCCGCATCAAGCTGGGGGTGACCCAGGCCGACGTGGGCTCGGCACTGGCCAACCTGAAGATCCCGGGGGTTGGATCCCTCAGCCAGAGCACCATCTGCCGCTTCGAGTCCCTCACCCTCTCCCACAACAATATGATCGCCCTCAAACCTATCCTGCAGGCCTGGCTGGAGGAGGCCGAGGGCGCCCAGCGGGAAAAAATGAACAAGCCCGAGCTCTTCAACGGGGGCGAGAAGAAGCGCAAGCGGACTTCCATTGCCGCCCCAGAGAAGCGCTCGCTGGAGGCGTACTTCGCCGTCCAGCCCCGGCCCTCTTCCGAGAAGATCGCCGCCATCGCCGAGAAATTGGACCTCAAAAAGAACGTAGTGCGGGTTTGGTTTTGCAACCAgagacagaagcagaaaaggatGAAATTTTCCGCCACTTACTAGGGGCGGGCGGGAGGGACGGCCCCGGGAGCACCGGGGGGGCCGAGCCGGGGCCGCAGGGGACGCCCACTCACCGCCACCGTCGCCTGAGACGCCGCGGGAGGCTTCTGCGGACCAAGGGACAATGTAGAAATTAAACGCGAACTAGTTGGGAAGAGAGGTGcggtgtgcgtgtgtgtgtgtgtggggggtgcGCTAtcaattattaaaacaaaaaagacacCGGGACATCAACgagaaggaggaaagagaaggtAAAAACGCTCTGGAAACTCATGGGGGTCACTTCTTCCTCCCCattccccctctgccccccaccccccgACAGGAAGCGGGAAAAAGAGCAACTTAAAGCgtaaacacacacagacacacactaaTAAATACCGTGACAGCAACAACCACAAACCGAGAAAACTAAGTCACAATTTTCCGAAGGAAAACAAAACCGACCAACAAACCTGGAAGGCGAAACTGTCGGTGATGATGATGCTACGTTTGGTTTGGGTCTCTTTTCATGActttatgtttttctgttttttttctccggCTTGGTAATGAATGAGGACGATGGTGGTCTGGTGTGGGAGACTTTTTCTTTGGTTGgcttgggtttggggttttctgtttgtttgctttgggtttttgtgtttttttttctatgttgttgtttttggtttttcctcGAACGAGGTTTCGCGCGAGGCTTTGGCCATGGGTCTTGTCTGTGGCAGGGGAGCGATGCGAGCGGGGCAGGGGCCGGGAACCGGAAAGCGACCGCAGCCCGGAGGGACAGCCGGGCCTCCCAAAGCTCGGGAGCAGTCTCTTTCCTCTCAATTGTTGCATCAATAATCCGAGCTAGCTCAAGgaaaacaagggggaaaaaaagaaaagaaaagaaattactccACAGCTCCTTTGTTCCTCCTCCCTCGCCTGCGTGGTTTGCTTTTCCAGCTGTGACCAAAGACAGgtccctctctctgcagaggTGCATCTGGAGGCAGATGCCAAACCTGCCAGAGCGGGGATGTTCTCCAAAAGATTATGTTCAGACTCATTAATACTCGTGGTTAAGTATgtcctctccccaccctgcctCCCCACTGCTACGAACTCTATGCCCCCCGGCATCCCTACCAAATACGCAGGATTTAGTTTAAGGTCCTGCCTTGGTTTTCTCCGAGGGCTGGAGGTTATTGCACCCGGTAGGCAAAGAAAATCACCAGGTTGAAATGGGTTTGAGATGACATTTGTTTCTTAGGGATCTGCATATTGGGGACAAACAAGCAACAGAGAACCGCTTGGGCTTAAAAGTCGTTTATTGTAAATAATAAACGTTATGTAGAGGATGGCTTTTTAAGGGGTATGTGGGGTTCAATTTGCACTATCACAGTCTCTTGGATTGGAAAGGATGACGTTATTCCGTAATACGATGCTGGTAGTACTAATAATCATCAAGGTGCGTTTCATGTCTCGCggattgaaaacaaaaaaaatttagcaGGGTTTGTTAGGTAAAAAGGGCAGCAACGTGCAGAAGCCGTCGCTCACTCTGGCTCTTGCCGAGACACTGCTAAGGCTTTCAAGcagcaaagaatttctgaaaaaaacaccccTACCATTCCGtttaaatcaaaagaaacaatAGACTGAAATTATGCATAACATGACctaaaaaaaaggaggggggggagaaggaaaaaaggcataGAAGGATCCGTGTTAAAGTCtctatattatttatttatttacctatttatttatctatttattttattattaatattattattattttgtgtaTCATTGTTTGCAGCGCAAACATTCTATGCATTTTGAAACTGAGCACTAAATAGACTAGCTTCTGGTAGAATCTTTTGTGGATGGTGTAATTTCACAGTTTAACTGCCTGTTTTCACCGAAAACACAAACGTTCTTGTCACGTTCTTGTATTTAgatttaaaagaggaaaaaaatagaaaaaaaaggggggggaagaCAAGAAAGACgattgtaaatattttctttaatgcacaaaacaacaacaacaaaaaaaaaagggttacAAACTGCAACCACGTGTGGATCCTGAAATGTCTCACTGAATAATCTACCTGTCCATGTATGTTTGCTGAGCTTTCTCCTTGGTTGTGTCTTTATTACTTTAATTTctatcagaaatatttctgtacaCCAAAATACAACAGGGAGATGCATCCCAGCATActtacaaataaaacaaacGTGAAAACAGAatagttattattattattgggtgcatttaaaaaatatttctgaaacacGGCTGGTAAATTCAAGATATGGCCGTTAGATGATAAGACTaattctaccaaaaaaaaaaaatagtgagaGATGTATTTTTCTGCTAAATCCAGAAATCCTTACTTTGAGATAGCTCTTATGTGAAAATCGGTGCTCCGAATAAAATTAACTATATATTAGCTGCGTGTGTTTCTTGAAGTTTATTCTATAACTGCAGAATATAAatcaaagtaaaattttaagaaGGACTtctgaagtatttcttttcagtgtgcTGGAAAGGATTATGCACCTAcaaaatatgtataaataagAAAAGCTTGGGTGGTTTCAGGTTTATATGTTGTTCTGACTGGCCTAATTGCACTTAATTATGTAACaagatactttatttttattttgggttaATAAATATGGAAATCCTAAACTGATCTCTCCTTATATTGTGAATGCAACTGTTCATTAGGAACGTATAAGATGCCACCTACTGCTTCAAGTGATCAAAGAACCTCTTT
Protein-coding sequences here:
- the POU4F1 gene encoding POU domain, class 4, transcription factor 1 isoform X3, whose product is MMSMNSKQPHFAMHPTLPEHKYPSLHSSSEAIRRACLPTPPLQSNIFASLDETLLARAEALAAVDIAVSQGKSHPFKPDATYHTMNSVPCTSTSTVPLAHHHHHHHHHHQALEPGDLLDHITSPSLALMPGGAGLISTSAHPHSHMHGLGHLSHPAAMNMPSGLPHPGLVAAHHGAAGQVASAAAVVGAAGLASICDSDTDPRELEAFAERFKQRRIKLGVTQADVGSALANLKIPGVGSLSQSTICRFESLTLSHNNMIALKPILQAWLEEAEGAQREKMNKPELFNGGEKKRKRTSIAAPEKRSLEAYFAVQPRPSSEKIAAIAEKLDLKKNVVRVWFCNQRQKQKRMKFSATY
- the POU4F1 gene encoding POU domain, class 4, transcription factor 1 isoform X2 — encoded protein: MMSMNSKQPHFAMHPTLPEHKYPSLHSSSEAIRRACLPTPPLQSNIFASLDETLLARAEALAAVDIAVSQGKSHPFKPDATYHTMNSVPCTSTSTVPLAHHHHHHHHHHQALEPGDLLDHITSPSLALMPGGGGGGAGLISTSAHPHSHMHGLGHLSHPAAMNMPSGLPHPGLVAAHHGAAGQVASAAAVVGAAGLASICDSDTDPRELEAFAERFKQRRIKLGVTQADVGSALANLKIPGVGSLSQSTICRFESLTLSHNNMIALKPILQAWLEEAEGAQREKMNKPELFNGGEKKRKRTSIAAPEKRSLEAYFAVQPRPSSEKIAAIAEKLDLKKNVVRVWFCNQRQKQKRMKFSATY
- the POU4F1 gene encoding POU domain, class 4, transcription factor 1 isoform X1, which encodes MMSMNSKQPHFAMHPTLPEHKYPSLHSSSEAIRRACLPTPPLQSNIFASLDETLLARAEALAAVDIAVSQGKSHPFKPDATYHTMNSVPCTSTSTVPLAHHHHHHHHHHQALEPGDLLDHITSPSLALMPGGGGGGGGGGGGHDGAGGGGGGAGSGGGGGGGGGGGAGLISTSAHPHSHMHGLGHLSHPAAMNMPSGLPHPGLVAAHHGAAGQVASAAAVVGAAGLASICDSDTDPRELEAFAERFKQRRIKLGVTQADVGSALANLKIPGVGSLSQSTICRFESLTLSHNNMIALKPILQAWLEEAEGAQREKMNKPELFNGGEKKRKRTSIAAPEKRSLEAYFAVQPRPSSEKIAAIAEKLDLKKNVVRVWFCNQRQKQKRMKFSATY